Part of the Salmo trutta chromosome 5, fSalTru1.1, whole genome shotgun sequence genome is shown below.
TTAGTTCCCCAGTGACCATAAACCCCTGAGGCTGTGTGGGAACCTACATGtttaacataagcatttcgctccACCTGCTGTAGCACATGCAAAAATCGGTGTACGCAACAAATAAATTAAAGATTCTATTTTTGACAATGCAGTGTTTACTGATGGGGACAAGAAAGACTGGTTCACCTGGGAGGGATTAAAGACagctgggagggaggggggcaatCACGTGCTAACCTACGTCATTATTAATTACCACATACAAAATGCTGCTCCAATGACAACTAAGGCAAATCAAAAGAAGCCACTACCAGACACTCTGGATTCTGGGGACTTACCTAAATACTTAAGATGTCTCTAATTCCTAACCGTTGATAGGTGTCAGACTGTCTACAGGGATTAAGGGTTTGGCTAAATGCATTTCTTTCAGTCTGTGCTTCTGTGCAGTCATTCATTTGTCCACATCCCAATGCATCTCACCTTTTTAGACACAGACGGCCGTACTTTCTTGAAGGCGTCCTCAAAGTTCTGCTTGCTGACCCGGATGTCGGCCACAGGGCCGTTAGAGTAGCTGTGACCTGAGGGGTTAATAAGTACAGACTCAGATGGAGAGGAAGTGGACTGACAACCCTGGTGGAGGATACTATGACCTTGGGTATGGTACTTATCTTGCCGTAGAAAGTGTAAACAGAAATCCATCTTGATAAACGGCAGACATGAAATGTATGGGAGCAATCAACAACGTTGCAGTGTTCTGTTAAAGAGTCAAAAGTCTATAGGCCAGTATTACCTGTGTAAGATGGGTTGGGTTGGGTCAGGAGGTAGGCTCTCAGAGCATTGACAGAGGCTTCCCTCACCAACGCAGACAGGTCTGCCCCACTGCATGAAACAACAAACACACAATATCCACTCTGTTGAAGGCTCTACGGGAACATCTGTAAGGTTGTGATTTGGTCAAAGAGTACAGTTCTGCAATCAAAAGGGTCTGCCCTGCCCCTGTGGTTGTTTCAAGCTGTGACGGGCGAGCCACGCGTGccctccctctccccagcccccACTGGGCACTCAGTGGATGACGAGAAGAAAAAATAATTGTGTTCTGATTGCAAACTTTAAAAAAACGCAATAGGGTGTAAAAACGGTTTTAAAAGCAACAACAGTTGAGAAGAGGGCCTCTGCTTTCTGGAGGTATGATATTTCTCAACTCCCAATACTGAGCACTCTAGCACCACTACACAACCAAAGTCATTGATATTGCGTAGAGATAAGGTGAGCGGGAAGCAAGAGAAGGCCATTGGCGGTGATTGCATAGGCCTATAGTGACATCATTGGGTAGTATGCTGCAGCATTTAGGTCATTCAATTTACTGTTAGATTAATCAGTTATACAGCTAACTAGCAATATATTCTATTTAGCCATCTGGCTAATGAGTTTTGAGTTTCCAATCCCTTAGATGGTGGACGGCCATAAGACGGTGGATAGGCCATTACGACTGTTGAATAGACAACtaccccagccctccctctctcccaaagACTATCTGCACAGACTCTATTCCCATCCTCACCACTCAGCCACTCTTCACATTCACGCATACTGACATATATACTCATTACCATGCACGCACCACATATGCTGCTGTCTTGATTGATTATAGTGATAAATATTACCATTCGTTGCTGCTATATTGTTTATTAAGATTATTAGTATTCATCCTGCTACATGTACATTCCttcctgaaaaaaaaaaataattctccagtacccctgcacattgtatTAACGGTACCCGTACAGCACTGACCTGTATAGAACTACATTATcttgttcattttatttattcTCTCGCGTTTCACCCGTTTTATTTCTTACTTATATTACTACCTCGATTGTGCATCGTTGGGAAAGAGCtcgcaagttaagcatttcactgtgctgTATCCTAGGCATGTGACAAAACTTGTAACTCAAATTAGCCCCAAATGAATTAGCCTGTGTGATATTAGTACTCTAAGATGTAAGCAAATTCATCTCTATTGAACAAGAGACTAATTCTGGAGCCCCATTTTCATTTAGCAACAATAGCCTAATTGTCATCTCAAAATGCATGAATAATCTTGAATGATGCAGTCCTGCTGCTTGGACATGTTAGTATGATTATTAAAGAAATAAAGTTGTTTTATCCATCTCAGTAGCACTGGGAATGATTATACAAGAGGATTACTCGTTTTTTCTATTGCGTGACCCCTCAACAGCATTTGGGTGCgaccaaatcatgggctggtgccaccaactgaaaaTGTTAGTGGCAGCAATGGCAAAGGGTTAGTCTGGAGCTCTGTAGGTTAAGATTGATTctgctccttccttccttctctggGACACTCACGTGAAGCAGTCACTGCGCACGTCATGGGCCATCTCCTCCAGACTCACATCCTGCTCCAGATGAGGCCTGCTGCCCCCCTATGAGACACAATCATGAAACAACCCTTCTCACAGCAACACCAGCCACTAACTAAGACATTATACGAGGCTCATGGACCGTCGAATTGTGAGCTTCCATCCACGGCATTCCACGTTACCTTGGTGATGGTGAGTAAGATGGCGTGTCGGTCTGATGGAGGTGGGAGGCCCACATACAGGGTCTTGTCCAGACGGCCTGGTCTCAGCACAGCAGGGTCAATGATATCTACAGGGACAGCGTCAACCATGGTGAATAACATCACAGATTTGAATAGTAGCTTCACATAagcataaaaaatacaaataaactgtACATGCGTCAACATAAACCATACaccaaaacattgaaaaataATCTCCCTCATGTTTTGCGATTGGTGAATACCGATGTCAACGAGGGAGTGAAATGATGCGAGGAGCCCACCTGGTCTGTTGGTAGCCGCCATGATGAAGACCTGCCGCCGGGTCTCCAGTCCGTCCATCTCAGTAAGCAGCTGGTTGACCACACGGACACTGGCTCCAGACTGAGGACACACCGCCACCATCAACCTCATGTCAACAATACTATTCTCATCATCATTCACCAGCATTTCACTCAGATGGTGACCCTCAGATCGCTTCTCACCTCATGCCCGGAGCGGCGGGGGCACAGTGCATCGATCTCGTCAAAAAAGATGACACAAGGGGCAGAGTTCCGTCCTCTCTGGAACACCTGTCGCACGGcccgctcgctctctcccacATACTGAGGAGCAAGAGACGCGAAGCTGTGTAACTCATGTCGAAACGCACAGCTCGAAAAACAGACACGCACACGTCTAACCTACATAACGCTAAATTAAATCATTCAGGCCCCCAGAATCAAAGTCTGTTTCTTTTGTGTTTTAAGTTCTATAAAGTCAGTGGGCATGAGTTAGGCCATTAAAATGCATCCGGGTGATTTAGGAGTGTTACCTCACAGTGTGAAGGGTCTGATATAATGCCTACTAAGGGTATAGATAGATATGACTAAAGGTAACTGAGCCCTCGCCAACTAAATGATGCACAGGGTTGTTGGATCACTTGTGCTTACTGTCTGTGAGAACGCAATGACTTCAGTGGGGCACTTCAGTTACAAATAGAATTTCAGCAGATCTACCAACACAGAGTTAATATTACCGGGCAACGTGTCACAGGGCAAAGTCATGTCGAGGCATTCCAGGAATCTGTATAGCTGAATGACTCACCATGTTCAGCAGCTCTGGCCCCTTGACAGAGATGAAGTTAAGTCCTGACTCATTGGCAACAGCCTGAAATCGGAGACGCACAGCACAGTATACTGTTGTAACTGATGAATTACTAAACCACCACAAGCCTTCAACATTCCACTTATTTTAGCAACTGGCAAATAGTACCTTGGCCAGCAGTGTCTTTCCACAACCGGGAGGCCCAGCTAGCAACACCCCTGCAGGAGCACTGAGACCCAGGGCTTTGAACTGCGCAGGAGAACGCACaggggcctgaggacacacacataatacacacacactgcccttaTTCATCTAAGCTGCACAATGCCAGTATTCATTCTGAAGTCGACAAAGTACGCCCTACGATCCAGTTTGAATCTGGATGAGTTGGGAGTTAGATAGAGCCGACAGAAATACAACGTTAATAGCACATTGTAAATGTTATAGATTAACTCTGTGACCTCTGCCATTGACAGTGTACATTGACTGACACATCATGCTGTTGTTAAATTAACCTGAAGAAAACCTGTGGTTCCTTGTGTTGCTACTTATTCAACCATAGCAGTCGAGTCAGGTTTCCTTACCAACAACATGGTAGTCTATTACATATGGCTAAGTTCCCACAATCAACCACTGCTGTTCTGAATGACATGCTCCAATCACACAACAGGTACAGTATATTTCCTAATGACAAAATACTTCTAGGGTGGGAACAATTGTTGTATGGTGTTATGCTTTTGGAATAAATAGTTCATGTCTTAATCGTGATAGAGGtggatatttttttttctacGAGCTTAAATGCTACGAGAGAAAAGGAACTGGTCAATTATTATTTTCCTGACCACGTGACCTGAACAGAAGAAACTCCTGGCCCAAATTATAATACAACAAGTCCAAATCCTTATGTTGTTTTGCAGTGGCTAACACTGAGCCCAACATATCAGATAGAACATCAGCTGTGTTGAGGCAATACCCACCAGGATGGCCATGGTGAGCTCTTCGCGGATGTCATGCAGAGCCCCCACGTCCTCCCAGGTGACGTCTGGCACCGTGGCGAAGCCTTCACGCTTGGCAGAAGGTTGTACGCTGGCCAGGGAACCCTGGAAGTCTGACATGAGGATGCACAGGCCAGCAAGCTGCTCCTCAGACAGCGACTCACTGCTCTTCAGCAGGGACAGCAGGCGACACAGCTCCCCCTGGTGGTAAAGACAGTAGTGAAACATTTTCACACCACTGACCATCAAGGTGGGATGTTCACCAGATTCAGAGGAAACAGTGGACCCAATACTATGTACAGCATACTACCCTAGTGAAAAACACAGCTAGTATACATTGATGGAGTCAAATATATCACCCTGAAGGTTGTCTCAGTAGCCAGAGGCAGCTGCTGCTTGTCTCCCTGTGGTACGTGGCTAAGGTCTGTCATCTCCTGGATCACTGTGTCTGCTGAGGCCTGGAATGTCTCTGGGCCCTGTGGGAGAAGACCTGCGCCCTGAGGCCCCTCGGACTCTGCTCTCTCCTCCGCCATGGGGACCAGCCCCTGGTTCTTGTCCTGCCTCTCCAGCAGGACCCTGTTGACGGCGCTCATGGCGGCCTCGCGGCACAGCGCCATGAGGTCAGCTCCCACGTACCCCGGGGTAAGACGCGCCAGCTGCCGGTAGTCAAAGTCCTCAGGGAGCTTCAGCTTCCGACACAGGGTCTTCAGAATTCTAAGAGCGGGAATCAACACACGGTGGGTAAACTTACAGTCGCAACACAAGAGCTAGCAACCACATTAACGTCAACACCACTATTATTATAGGAGACAAGCCCACTCACCTGAGACGAGCTGCTTCATCAGGTATCCCCAGACAGATTTCTTTGTCAAAGCGTCCAGCCCGGCGCAGCGCTGGGTCCAGAGAGTCTGGCCGGTTGGTGGCACCAATAACCATCACCTGGACTGTGACAGCTAATGAGTTCAGGTCTGGAGAACCACATAGATGACAGAGTGAAGGGAAGATTAACATCATCCAATAGTACCAGAGAAGGTGAACTGATAATCTCCCAACCCTGCCAACAAAATATATTCAATTGATTTCTTCATCTTAAGTACTCAAAGGAGATATTCCTAtccaaaaaatatagatgtattGTAATCATCAACTCAAAAGTCATGAAATCAACAAGATGTGTTGCACTAGCATACATCCCGTGGGTcccgtatggctcagttggtagagcatggcacctgcaatgccagggttgtgggttcgattcccacgggggaccagtacgaatgaaaaatgtgtgcgctcagtcgctctggacaagagatTCTGCTAAAATGACATCTCTCACCATCCATGCAGGTGAGCAGCTGAGCAACAATCCGTCTCTCCATGTCCTTGGAGGCCACCTCTCGTTTAGGAGTGATGGCATCAATCTCATCAATGAACAGGATGCAAGGGGAGCTGGTCTGCAAGGGTAACAGGACCAGAATGGTTAGTTTGAGCGAGCTGTCCTTGAGGGGACATTCTTACAAAATGTTCTTCATTTCATTTCACAGCGAACTGTGTAGTAGCTCGTCTGTGGAGACTCAGGAGTGACACTTACCACAGCCTGCTCAAACAGCTCTCTCAGCTTCTGCTCAGACTCCCCTGACACCCCAGACACCAGCTCTGGCGCCGACACCTTCAGCATGGGCAGCTCCATCTCCTTAACACACAGAGGGAAATGAATGAGTCTTTTTCACCTAGAAAAAAACTTGTCTAAATTAggaaaaatgtggaataagatTAGTGAGGAAAAAGAATCTCTATATGTAAAGTGGGATACCATCATATACATATGGCCCCCATCCAGACTTACCCCAGCCACAGCCTGGGCCAGCAGGGTTTTTCCACAGCCAGGGGGGCCATGGAGCAGGAACCCCCGTGGAGGGACCACCCCCAACTGCTGGTACACCTCTGGGTGACGCATATGAATCAGCAGCTTACACACCTCCTTCAGTGACAGAGAGCCAGACAAGAATTCAATCTACAAGCCATTACGGTTCAGTGCATGTTCAGCAGGATACAatgttcaaaaaaaaaaaaaaacattttcaaacggGAAATGAATAGGAgtattcttattggacaagttcaggtatgAGCTCGTCTGCTTCCTCCCGTTTCGTGCATACCGAATACAACCCTGGATACATCGAAATTAGATTTGACAGCTAAGAAAACTGACAACACCAAAACTGACAAAACAAAGATGTAAATGTAACAAGCGTACCGTCAATGTGTCCTCATTGCCTCCAACATCTTCAAACTTTAATGTTGAATACTGTAGTTCAATGGATTTGGTCCTCGCTAGAACGATCAGAGGAAAACTTATAGTTTACAAAACACATTCTGACTTAAAGTGATACTGTAAAACAgggtattcaaatcttaccctacgaggtcaggactactgctggttttctgatcaacttgatatttaattgcacccacctggtgtcctatGTGTAAATCAGTCCCCGATTAGAGGGGAAGAATGccaaaaaaagcagtggaactggctttgtggtccagatttgaatttgagggCTGTTAAGTTTATATTGTTTGCATCCTTGACTGGCTACAATGTTAAACTTCTTAAACATCAGCAAAGCAAGGTGGGAAGCAGCCTTTACCTTTCTTGTTCATGATACTGGCCTCGATGTCACCATCATTGCCCTTTGACGCTCCCTCTTTCCGCCGTTTAGATTTTTTAAATTTGCCTTTTTTTGGTGTCTTCTCAGGCTCAAGCATTGAGACATCTGTCTGCTTCTGGTGAAGTCAATATAAGCATTCAAATTGTTGTAGCAAATTGTGAGACAAAGAGAGATGTAGTCATCCACCACTGACAAATGACAACATAGGAACTGTGAGACATACATTTCCTGCAGGACAGGCTGCCTCCTCTTCACACAGGTCAATGAGGATGCTGTCATGCTCCAGGCCTCTGCCCTTGTCTATGAACCAGCCCCCTGCAGACACCTTGGTACCAACACTCTGAGGGGTGGACTGAGCCTCAGGGGCAGGGCTGTCTGATGCAGACTTGTCCCTCCTGGGAGATGCCCCACTCTCTGGGTTCCCCTTCTTGTACAGGGACATCAGGGAGTTATTCATGAGGTTGATGGGCTGTTAAGGAATAATCAGAAGGAAAAACAAGTTTAATCTATTAGTGTATGGTTCTGAAGCTCTGTGTCATGTATTATATTACAATCACTCACATGGTAATAAGCAACACATAAGGATGGTAAACCTGACAAATGAATGCTATGGAAAGAGGTAGTAGAGAATTATGTACCAGTTGTTCGGGAAGGTCCTCATCACTATCAGTAGTGTCATCCAAGTTACTGCTGCCATCCCTGTAAAAGACCAGAATATGCACTGTATAATCACTCAACTCAGAGGCATTTACCAATCAAAACAAAAGATTATGAGCAGATGGCGTGGCCCTTACCCAGCATCCTTCTCACTATGTCTGGCTCTCTTGGCCAAGTGCTTGTTCTCCAGATCATTCAGTCCAGATTCATCGCATATCACTCCATGGACTGAAGGTGTAAAAATGCACAGGGAATTGTAAGATCTGGTTTGCTCTTGGAGAAACTGGCTAACATGCTTTAATGACAAGTGAAATAATCGCAGATGCATTGTAGCTGAACTGCCCAAAATGCCATGTGCAGTCAAATGATAAATTAGGTACTTGTATCAGTTTTTACACACTCTTTTCCACCTGAATCCTGAATGCAGTCTTGTTTCGCCTGCCATAGTCCATTCTGAGGAAGACACAATATTAAGCTGTGTGCATAAACCCTGAAGGTTTTCAGAAAAGCAAGGCTGTAGAAAGAGTACAGGGGGAAATTATGATAAATCAAACTCACCTGTAGAGTCTCTGAAGCTCGTGTGCCATTGAAGTAATGTCAACATACTGGCCACTCTGGTTACTCAAATACTAGCAGACAAAATTGAACAGATCCAATACAGTAACACATTACTGTAAATTACGTTAGCCTGCGTGTTACAAAATAGGAATCAGTCAATATGACAGGCGACAGTTGGTGGATACAGTCAATAACTAGTCTAAAATGTACCTGCTCAACTCTCTGTTTGAGTCGGTTGTCCACTCCGCAACGTCTGTTATTCATCATGTTTCCTGTCACCTGCAACATTAACTAGCGTTAGTTTATCtcgggaaaaatatatatttaccagTAGCTAGAGTAGTATAGCTAGATGAAACCGGTATATTTACCTCAGTGGGATGAAAGGGGAAGTATGTGCAGACGTTAGTGTCTCTAGCAGTGTGATGCTAGCTAATAGTGTCGCTATACCATAGGATTGTCTAAGCGTATGTACTCTAAACAGATAACATTTAATTCTAGGCACGTACCTTTTGTAATAATCGTACATAGCAGTTGATGAACAAGCAAAGACGATTGTAGATAACAGATCGAAAGTATTTACAGTTAGCACGAGTTTGTACTCCACGTGAAACTACAGATTTTTATACGGAGCTGTCCATGATGTTGCCTGTTCGAAATTGTGGACAAATGCCAGAAGCAGAGAATTCTTCAATTTATTCAACTTTATACAATTGATATGTCATACTGGTAGAAATCACGCATGTTTTATAATCAGAATAAATATGGGTGGACTATTTGCAAGTTAACATCAGAacaacaattttattttattttaaatacaaatTACAAATATCAGGCACAAATATGTATTATACAAATGATCAGCAATCAACAATTTACCCCACTACGTCAAACATGTctaacacaaaacaaaacacaggtaAAAACTAGAAATATTTTAAAtacatacaaaaaaatgtaaaagtgcAATTGCATTCACTCAGAAAAAAATCTCATTATAACGATTTCATCAGGACAGCTTTGAATTTCTGACTGGGACCTTCGTGACATAAAAATAAGGTCCGAGAtattagagaaaggaggagatagaAATCCCAATAGACAATGAACGTATAACATTGTTGACCAATGGCTTTTacgttgtcatgctgcgtcacgtGGTTGCTAAGCTTATCGTCACGCAATCTCTTCTCAAAATCAGGGAATGACAACGTATGTAAAgtcacgattccaaagctatacaATATTATAGATAGCAAGTTAATAATCTATTGGAAAATATGTGTAATGTTGTACATATTGTTGAcaatattattttgtatttttagcTAGTGCCCAATTGACTCCAATTCACTCATTGGCTGCGTTTCAAACTCAAAGTAGACAGCCCTCAGCATTGAATTACGTTTAATATCGTCACATCCGAGTGTACGTTAAATGTCCCTTGCCCAAGCGAGGGAGAGTGATGATCAGAGAGGCAAATGTCCTTGGCGGAAATCTTGAAGTTGAGTTTAAAAACAACCAACCTAAAGCTATTAATGTACCTAGTAAGCTAACTTATctagctacagttacccatagctggcaagctagttttatagtttggtaatttattccaatacatttcagaattGCAAAAAATATGTTTGTGAATCTAGCAACGTTTTATAGGATTCTCACAATGAGACCAAGCAAATTTGCCAACGCTAAAatcaatgtatatatatatatatatatagatagcaAGCTAGCttcattctttttttttctctctcgagCTAAATTGAGGGGGCAACGTTAGTGAATTGGACCTCCACTTAAAATGGCAATCAAACTGCATTCGACGGGGATCCCCCGAGGGAAAGTGGATAGCGCAAGGGCTGAGGGGGTAAAATAAGTGCTTGGACTGCAGCCTGTGAAGGAGAGTGCTCCTTGTACCATAATCACACAGAATGCACCGCGCGGCCCTTTGACATAGCATGGACAACGTACACAATCTGCGTTAATACGATTCCACTGGAGTTTCCTATCTCCTCAGAAGTAACGATTCCACtggagtttcctatcctcagtagGACTCTAGATAGAAAGTATAAAAAGGGTCCCGTGCTATCTAGAGTCCTACCCCCGTTGAAGttaggttaggtaagggttagttaaggttagggtttgggaTATGGACGTCCCAATGATTCGTGATAGAGGCCATGTAAAGTAAGCAGTGTACAAGCTTGGCAAATAAAGTATTTTCATATCTATCAACATGTTACTTTCACTGAGAATATTTGCCTAGCTGTAGGTTTCTGGCCATGGAAGAGGGGCAAAAATAGTATCTGTGGTTATTTGTAAATTAGATTGTCATGAAGGCAAGTTCACACATTTTAAAAACGTTTAAAATAAATAGGATTACAATTTGTTTTAGATGAACACTAGCGACTagtaaatctactaataatagcCTATTCCATTTTTTTGCGGATTGTCTttaataatataggcctaaaccTACACTGGTTGCTTGTGAGCTCTCATGTGCAATTGGCCTATATGACATCGTTATGACACCTCCAGATCTTATCTGATAGGCCATAAATCAAGTGCACATCTGAGAGCTCATCAGGCCATCTAGAATTTTCTACTAACTTTAGCTGGCATATAACACACTCTTACAGTAATAGTAACATGTACCTCATActcataataataaatacaactaTGCAATAATTACAGTAACTGGCACATATGTACTTGGAGGATGACATAATTTAGCCAAACAACCAACGGGTAAACAATGCTAGCATCAGGTGTAAACTAATGGCAGCACCAACATGTTACAGATGTAACACAATCCCTATCATAAGCAAATCTTACCCTGTAATCAGCATAAACAATCCCAGACAATAAAAAAGCCACATTTACATTGCGGATGCATGCACAACACTTCTAGATCAAGAGCCAATTTATGCTTCATTCTACAATGTGGTTGGAGGCGCCGTATGGATGGTGTGACGCAATGTCTGAGCTTCTGGAGGCACGCAGAGGTCGAATTGAGCTCCATACCGCATCGCCGTGTGCCTCTCAAAGTTtgtaacaatgcagagggctctatatagctccgcattgacatgattggtgaCGGTAGGTGAGGGCAGAAGGTCCTGtctaaacacaaactcacttccttgtcTGTGCCTATgattgtgttgcttcacagtcctcgctgttccattcagtgtatttttatctgttttttacatttaattttactgcttgcatgagttacttgatgtggatttaagttccatg
Proteins encoded:
- the nvl gene encoding nuclear valosin-containing protein-like — encoded protein: MMNNRRCGVDNRLKQRVEQYLSNQSGQYVDITSMAHELQRLYRMDYGRRNKTAFRIQVEKIHGVICDESGLNDLENKHLAKRARHSEKDAGDGSSNLDDTTDSDEDLPEQLPINLMNNSLMSLYKKGNPESGASPRRDKSASDSPAPEAQSTPQSVGTKVSAGGWFIDKGRGLEHDSILIDLCEEEAACPAGNKQTDVSMLEPEKTPKKGKFKKSKRRKEGASKGNDGDIEASIMNKKARTKSIELQYSTLKFEDVGGNEDTLTEVCKLLIHMRHPEVYQQLGVVPPRGFLLHGPPGCGKTLLAQAVAGEMELPMLKVSAPELVSGVSGESEQKLRELFEQAVTSSPCILFIDEIDAITPKREVASKDMERRIVAQLLTCMDDLNSLAVTVQVMVIGATNRPDSLDPALRRAGRFDKEICLGIPDEAARLRILKTLCRKLKLPEDFDYRQLARLTPGYVGADLMALCREAAMSAVNRVLLERQDKNQGLVPMAEERAESEGPQGAGLLPQGPETFQASADTVIQEMTDLSHVPQGDKQQLPLATETTFRGELCRLLSLLKSSESLSEEQLAGLCILMSDFQGSLASVQPSAKREGFATVPDVTWEDVGALHDIREELTMAILAPVRSPAQFKALGLSAPAGVLLAGPPGCGKTLLAKAVANESGLNFISVKGPELLNMYVGESERAVRQVFQRGRNSAPCVIFFDEIDALCPRRSGHESGASVRVVNQLLTEMDGLETRRQVFIMAATNRPDIIDPAVLRPGRLDKTLYVGLPPPSDRHAILLTITKGGSRPHLEQDVSLEEMAHDVRSDCFTGADLSALVREASVNALRAYLLTQPNPSYTGHSYSNGPVADIRVSKQNFEDAFKKVRPSVSKKDQRMYEQLKESLTR